The Streptomyces sp. A2-16 sequence TGGTAGAGGTCGACGTGGTCCGTCCTGAGGCGGGTGAGGGACGCGTCGATCTGCTGGGCGATGTGCGCGGGGGACAGTCCCCGGTCGGCCGGATCGTCCGACATCGGGAAGTAGACCTTGGTGGCCAGGACGTAGGAGTCGCGGGGGTGGGAGGACAGGATCTCGCCCCAGGCGGTCTCGGCGGCGCCCCGTCCGTAGGCGTTGGCGGTGTCGAAGAAGTTGATGCCCGCGTCGAAGGCCGCCTCGGTGCAGGCGCGGGTCGCGTCCGCCTCGACGCCTCCGGAGTAGGTGAGCCAGGATCCCAGCGAGATCTCCGAGACGTGCAGGTCCGAACTGCCGAGTGCGCGGTACCGCATGGTTGTCGCTCCTTGTGTCGGGCCGGCCGCCGGCTCCGGGGCGGAGGGGCGAAGCCGCTTCCACACGGCTGTCCACGGGATGGACGCCCCTGCCACACTCTCATCGATGCGGCGGCCTGTATCACTCGGTGTCGAGCTGGTGATCCGCCCAGACGTAGCTCGCGGGCAGCAGGTCGGTGATGCGCACGCTGCGGGTGCGGTCGTCCGTGCCGACGATGACCTCGATGTCGGGGAAGTAGTCGAGCAGGACCTGGCGACAGCGGCCGCACGGCGGAACGACCCCCCGGTCGCGGTCCCCCACGGCGACGATCGTGTCCAGTTCGTAGGCGCCCTGGGCGGCCGCCGTGCCGATGAGGACCAGTTCGGCGCAGGGGCCTCCCGTGAAGTGGTAGGCGTTCACGGCGGTGATGATCCGGCCGTCCCTGGCCCGGGCCGCGGCTGCCATGGTGTGGTTGTCGCCTCGGCAGCGCGTGCGGGCGACGTGCGCCGCGGCCTGCACGAGTTCGTGGTCGACGGGGTGGGTCCGCATGGTCGACTTCCTGCTTCCGTCGTCGGTCAAATGCTCCGGGAACCGTCCTGCGCGCCCGCTGGGCACGGCGCGCTCACCCTTCCCGCAGCGCTTTGTGGATCTCGCCCAGCGCACCGGTGAGCCGCGTGTAGTCGGCGCGGTCCAGCGGCGCGACGAAGTACCGCTCGACGACCTCCGAGTGGACGGCGACGGCCCGGAGGAACACGCTGCGGCCGTGATCGGTGGGCTCCACGAGGACACTCCTGCGGTCCCCGGGTGACGGCACGCGGCACACCAGGCCGGCCTCTTCCATACGGTCGATCAGCCGGGTGATGCCGCTGCTGGTCAGCGTGAGGTCGTCGGCGAGCTCGCGCTGCGAGACCGCTTCGCCCGGCTGCCGGCAGAGCCGGATGAGGACCTCGAACATGGTGTGGCCGATCCCGCACTCGCGCCGCAGAGCGGCGTCGATCCGCTGCTCCAGGCGGGTGGCGGCCTTGATCAGCAGTCCGAAGTCGTGCACATGGGGGCTGTTCGCCGCGCGGGCGGCCTCGTCTCTGCGCCGGGTCGTGCCATCCACTGTCCGCACCCTCTCGTGCCGCCGGTCCGCGTCCGCACTGCCGTGGCAGTTTACTGCGGCATCACCTACCGACATCTCAATTACTGAGCAATCAATTGCTGACTAGTCAACGAAGTTTTATGCTCGGCCTCCCCGGCGGAGCGTCGTAGAAGGGAAGTCCCATGGACCTGCAGCACTGGCTGGGCCGAGCCACCGAGGCGATACAGGAGTGGGCCGACGGCTTCGGCCCCTACCAGCCGCACGCCTCGCTCGCCGTCGACGACGAGCGCTTCGCGGCCGCCTTCCACGAGTTCACGGGACGGCTGGGCGACAACTACCCCTTCTTCCACCCGCGCTACGCGGGGCAGATGCTCAAGCCGCCGCACCCGGCGGCCGTGGTCGGTTACCTCACCGCCATGCTGATCAACCCCAACAACCACGCCCTGGACGGCGGTCCCGCGACCGCTCGGATGGAACGCGAGGTCGTCGCTCAGCTCGCTGCGATGTTCGGCTACGACACCCACCTCGGCCATCTGACCACCAGCGGCACGATCGCCAACCTGGAGGCCCTGTTCGTCGCCCGCGAGCTGCACCCCGGCCAGGGGGTCGCCCACAGCGCCGACGCCCACTACACGCACGGCCGGATGTGCCACGTCCTGGGCATGAGGGGCCACCCCGTGCCCACCGACGAACGCGGCCGGATGCGCCTCGACGCCCTGGAGGACATCCTGCGCGGCGGCGAGGTGGGCACGGTGGTCCTCACCACCGGCACCACCGGCCTGGGCGCCGTCGACCCCGTGCACCAGGCCTTGGACCTGCGGGAACGCTACGGCGTCCGCCTCCATGTCGACGCCGCCTACGGCGGGTTCTTCACCCTGCTCGCCGGCGCCGACGGCCCCGAGGGGATTCCCGCGGAACCCTGGCGGGCCGTCGCCCGGTGCGACTCCGTCGTCATCGACCCGCACAAGCACGGACTGCAGCCCTACGGCTGCGGCGCCGTCCTCTTCCGGGACCCGGAGGTCGGCCGCTTCTACCTGCACGACTCGCCGTACACCTACTTCACCTCCAGCGAGCTGCACCTCGGCGAGATCAGCCTGGAGTGCTCACGGGCCGGTGCCGCGGCCGCCGCCCTGTGGCTCACCTTCCAGCTCCTCCCGCCCACCACGGCCGGCCTCGGCCGCGTGCTGGCCGCCGGTCGCCGCGCCGCACTGCGCTGGTCGGACCTGATCACCGCGTCCGAGGTGCTGGAGCTGTACCAGCGGCCCGAGTTGGACATCGTCAGCTACTTCCCGCGGGTCGAACCGGCCACGCTGAGCGGCGTCGACACGGCCTCGGCCCGTGTCCTGGCGGACGGCATGGACAGCGCCGATCCGGTGTTCCTGAGCACCCTCAGGGCCGACCGCGAGGCGTTCACGGCACGCCACCCGAAGCTCACCGCGGATGCCGACGGCGCGCGGATCCTGCGCAGCGTCCTGATGAAGCCGGAGTCCGAGCACCACGTGGAGCACGTCCACTCCCGGGTCGAGCAGCTCGCCCGCACCCAGTCCCGCGGCTCCTCCCCCGCGCGTCTGCTGCGATCGCAGTAGGGCCAAGTGTCTGCGCTCGGCCAACGACGAGAGAGCGCGGGACTGCGAGCGTGAGGGTGGGCCGGGATCACCGGCCCGCTCGCGTGGCGCACCGCTCGAAAGGCTCGTCGATGTCCCCTCTCGCCCACTGGTGTCACAGGCACCGGCTCGCCGTCGTCCTGGTCTGGGTGGGCCTGCTGCTCGCCCTGGGGGCCGGGGTCGGTGCGGCCGGCAGTGCCTTCGGCAACGGTTCGACCTCGCAGGACACCGACTCGGCGAGGGCGACGGCCCTGCTGCAGCGGGCCTCCGACAGTGCGGCGGGCAAGAGCGGAAGGGTCGTCTGGCAGGCCGACGGCGGCAAGGTCACCGAGCCGGCCGCCGAGCGGACGATGAGCGGTGTGCTCGAGCGCGTCTCCGCCGCTCCCGGGGTCGCCACCGTGACCGGCCCGTACACGACGACCGGCGCGGCCCAGGTGAGCGAGGACGGCACGACGGCCTACGCCACGGTCGCCTTCGACCAGGACGTGACCGACGCGCAGATCGATCACGTCGAGCGACTCGCGACCGCTGCGGAGTCGAACGGTCTGCACATCGCGCTCAACGGCCAGGCGTTCACCGCCGACCCCGAACCCAACGCGGTCGCCGACGCCATGGGCATCGTCCTCGCCTTCGTGGTCCTGCTGTTCGTCTTCCGCGCGGTGTGGGTGGCGGTGCTGCCGATCGTGACGGCTGTCGTCGGCGTCGGCACCTCCGCGGTCGCGGTGATGCTGCTCAGCCACGTCATCACGCTGTCGGACACGACACTGACGCTCGGTTCGCTGATCGGTCTCGGCGTGGGCATCGACTACGCCCTGTTCATCGTCAACCGGCACCGCGCCAACCTCATGGCGGGCATGGGGGTCGCCGAGTCGACGGCCAAGGCCCTCAACACCTCGGGCCGGGCGGTGGTGTTCGCCGGCTTGACCGTCGTCGTCGCGCTGCTCGGGATGCTCACCCTGAACATCGGCATCATCAACGGCATGGCCATCGGCGCCGCCGTCACCGTCGCTCTGACCGTGCTGGCCGCGATCACCCTCCTGCCCGCGCTGCTCGGCATGATCGGACCCCGGGTCCTCGGCCGCGCCGAGCGCCGGGCACTGGCCGCACCCGGAGGCGGCCCGCGGAGCGAAGACGGTGTGTGGGCCCGGTGGGCACGACGGGTGCAGGACCGGCCCAAGGCCCTCGGACTGCTCGCCCTGGCCATGCTGGCGGCGCTCGCCCTGCCGACCCTGACGCTGCGCCTGGGCGCGTCCGACGACGGCAACCTGCCCACGTCGTCGACGAACCGCCAGGCGTACGACATGATCGCGGACGGTTTCGGGCCCGGCTTCAACGGGCCCCTGGTCCTCGCCGTGCAGGCCCCCACGGCGGCCGACAGGGCCGCCCAGGCGAAGCTCGTCACCGCGCTCGGGAAGGTCGACGGCGTCGCCCGTGCCGGCGCCGCCCCGATGAAGGAGGGACAGACGGTCGGCGTGATCTCCGTCGTCCCGACCACCTCCCCGCAGTCGGCGGCCACCTCCGAACTCATCGGCCACCTGCGCGAGGACGTGATCCCGCAGGCCGAGCAGGGCACCTCGCTGAAGGTCTACGTCGGCGGGACCACCGCGAGCAACGACGACTTCGCGTCGGTCCTGATGTCCAAGCTCCCGCTGTTCGTGCTGGTGATCGCGGCGCTCGGTTTCCTGCTGCTGACCGTCGCCTTCCGCAGTCTGCTCATCCCCGCCGTCGGGGCCGTGCTGAACCTCCTCAGCATCGGGGTGGCCTTCGGCGCGATCGTGATGGTCTTCCAGTACGGCTTCGGCGCCTCGCTCCTCGGACTCGGCGCCGCCGGACCGATCGAGTCGTTCGTCCCGATCCTGGTCGTCGGCATCATGTTCGGCCTGTCCATGGACTACCAGGTCTTCCTCGTCAGCCGGATGCGCGAGGAGTGGGCCCGCACCGGCGACAGCCACCGGGCCGTGCGGGTCGGCCAGGCCGAGACCGGCAAGGTGATCGCCGTCGCGGCCGCCATCATGTTCTGTGTCTTCGGCTCCTTCGTGTTCGGCGGTATGCGGGTGATCTCCGAGTTCGGCGTGAGCCTCGCCGTGGCCGTCGCCCTCGACTCGCTGCTGATCCGGATGGTGGTCGTCCCGGCCCTCATGCACCTGTGCGGGCACGCGAACTGGTGGCTGCCGCGCCGCCTGGACAAGGCACTGCCCCACGTGTCCGTCGAGGGCCCCTCGGAGGAGCCGGTACCGCCGCGGCACCCGGTCCGTGAGCCGCAGCCTGCCGGACTGACCGACTGAGAGCGGCCGTCGCGTCGTACGGAGAAGACAGGCGCGGGCCGGTGAACGGCCGGGGTGGGCCCGGCCGCCGACGGCCCGCGCTCCTTACAGTGAGGAAATGCAGGTGACAGCGATCAGGCGGTGGGCGGCCCGTCATGACCGGATCAGGGACGCGTTCCCCGCGCTGGTGCTGATGATCGTCGCCGTCGGCGCGGCGGCCGCGGGACAGTCCGGCTGGCATGCGCCCCGAGCGGCGGGGGTGGCCTGGACGGCGCTCTCCTGCGTCCCCCTCGTGTTCCGCAGCCGCCGGCCGCTGGCCGTGGTCGGTGCCACCCTGGCCGTCGATCTCACCGCCATGGCGGTGGTGCCCGACCGCGTGTCGACCCCGGCGGCCAGTCTCGTCGCCCTGTACACGCTCGCGACCCTCAGCAGCCGGCGTACCGCCTGGACCGTCGGCGTCCTCGCCGCTGTCGCGATCAGCGGTGTCTACGCGGCCACCCACGAGGAGCCGCTTCTTGTGGGGACCAGTCTGCTGCGGCTCGACTTCGCGATCGCCGCCACCGCCCTGGGCGACGCCGTGCGCAGTCGTCGGCAGCACCTCGCACGCGTCGAGGAGCGCGCGGAACGCGCCGAGCGCACCAGGGAGACGGAGGCACGGCGGCGCGTCACCGAGGAGCGGGTCCGCATCGCGCGCGAGCTGCACGACGTGGTGGCCCACCACATCACCCTCGTCAACGCCCAGGCGGGGGTGGCCCATCATCTCCTGCGCACCGACCCCGACCGCGCCTACGAGGCCTTGGCCCACATCAAGGAGACCAGCCGTGCCGCGCTGGACGAACTGCGGGCCACCGTGGGCCTGTTGCGCCAGCCTGACGACGCGCCCGACTCCCGGGCGCCCCTTCCCGGGCTCGCCGACCTCGACGCCCTGATCGGCGGCATCCGGGCGGGCGGTCTGTCCGTGACGGTGGCCCGCACCGGCCTGGCCCGCCCTGTGGCTCCGGCGACCGATCTGACGGCGTACCGCATCATCCAGGAGTCCCTCACCAACACGCACAAGCACGCCCGGGCGGCGCACGCCGACGTGACCCTCGACTACGGGGCCGCGACCCTGCGCGTCACCGTCACCGACGACGGCCGGTCCGACGCCGCCAAGGGCCCGGGCACCGGCCACGGGCTGATCGGCATGCGCGAGCGCGCCACCGCCATCGGCGGCACCCTCAGCTGCGGCAGGCAACCCGGCGGCGGCTTCGAGGTCGTCGCCGAACTGCCGCTGTCGCTCACCCCCGCGACCGCCTGACTCCGAGGAAACGCCTCCCATGACGATTCGTGTACTGCTCGCCGACGACCAGGCCTTGCTGCGCGGCACCTTCCGCCTGCTCATCGACGCCCAGCCGGACATGGAGGTGGTCGGCGAGGCCGCCGACGGGCGCGAGGCGGTTCGGCTGGCCCGCTCCGAGCGGGCCGACGTGGTGGTCATGGACATCCGCATGCCCGAGGTCGACGGCATCGAGGCCACCCGGCTCATCGACCGGGACGAGGACCTGGCCGGAGTGAAGGTCCTCGTCCTGACCACCTTCGAGGTGGACGAGTTCGTCATCGAGGCGCTCCGGGCGGGCGCGAGCGGCTTCCTCGGCAAAGGGGTGGAACCGGCGCAGCTCCTCGACGCCATCCGACTCGTGAAGGCCGACGAGGCGTTGCTGTCGCCCGCGGCCACCAAGAGTCTCATCGGCCGTGTCATGGCCCAGCCCGCCGCGGGCGACCTCGCCGACCCCGGCCGGCTGGCCGCGCTCACGCCCCGGGAACGGGAGGTGATGTCCCTGGTGGCCAACGGCCTGTCCAACGACGAGATCGCCGAACGCCTCTTCGTCACTCCGGTCACCGTCAAGACCCACGCCAACCGTGCCATGGCCAAGCTCGGCGCCCGCGACCGCGCCCAACTCGTCGTCATCGCCTACGAGACGGGGCTGGTCCGCGCCGGAGAGCGGCAGGGCTGAACGCACCCGCGCTGCGCCACGCGATCATCACGCCCTACCCTTCCTCTGTTCGAAACACTGACGGACACCGGGTCGAGGCGGGGGAACAGACATGGCATATCGGCGCGCGGTGATACCGGCCCTGGTCGGCGCTCTGCTGATCACGCTGCTGCTGTGGTGGGCGGGGGCCAGTGCGCAGGCGCTGCAACTGCGCGGGAGCACCAGCGTGTTCGACGTCGACTCCGTGAACGAACTGCGGCGGTGGCTCACTCCCTGGTCGTACGACTCCTCGGCGGCCCTGTCCTCCGACGGAACCTCGGGCACGGACCCGGGCCAGGGCACCCGGTACGCCGATCTGTACGGCACCGCGATGCAGATCAGGTTCGTGGCCCTGTTCGCGTTCTTCCTGGCGGGCGCGCTGCTCCTGCTGCGCAGGATCCCGCCGGCACAGGGCCGCACGCCGGCCGCGGTGCTCGCGCTGTGGGCCTGGGGGCCGGTCGCGGCGACCCTGGCCGTGACGGTGTCCGCGCCCTGGCTGATCGCGTCCCGGGGGCGCGGCAGTTACCGGGTGCTGCCGCAGCTGGCCGGGGTGATCGCGTCGAGCGGGCCGGTCGCGGTGTTCGCGGGCCTGTTCACGGCGCTGCTCACGGTGGCGGTGGCCCGTGTCGCCGCCAAGGGCGCGGACCGACTGCCCCGCCGCGATGTGCCGCCGCGCGCCGCCCGTCTCGCCGCGAGCGTCGGTACGGCGGTGGAAGCGCTGTCGCTGGTGGTTCTGTCGTACCAGTCGGTGGCGGCCTGGATCCAGACCTCGTTCAGCGGCTCGGGTCTGCTGTCCGAGCCCGGGGACCTGCTGCGCCAGTGGCTGCTGCTGGGCGCGTGGGCCGGCCCGTCGACCATGTCCCTCGGCCACTGGCTGCTGTACCGGGTCGCCGACGTGCTGCTGCTGGCGGTGGTGTGGTGGTCGCTGCGGCTGCTGCCCGGTCTGCTCACCCGGACCACCGCCCCGGCGATGGCCGCGGGCGCGGTCTGCGCGACCGTGCTGGGACTGCTCGCGAGCCAGGTCCTGCGCATGGCGGTCGACGACACCGCCGCCGTGTGGGGTCCCGTCCACATGCTCTCGCCGCTCGGCACGGGCGTCCCCGCCGCCCTCACCGTCGGCGTCACGGCAGGGCTCGCGGCCCTCGCGACCCTGCACCTGGCCGGGGACCGTGACCCTCTCCCGTCGCCGGTTGTGCCGGTCTGAGTCCGTTGGCAGCATGCCCGGATGCACATCGACACCGCGTACGAGGGACCCCTCGGCGACTACTTCGCCGACAACGCGACCGACGGCCCCTACAACGCCCACACCGACCGGCCCGCCCTGTTCGCCCTGGCCGGTGACGTCACCGGGCTGCGCGTCCTGGACGTCGGCTGCGGCGCCGGGCACTACATCGCGGAGCTGCGGACACGAGGCGCGGCCGAGGTGGTCGGCGTCGAGGGCAGCGCGACGCTGCTGCGCCATGCCCGCGACCGTGTCGGCGAGGACGACGCGGTCACCCTGCACCGGCACGACCTGGAGGAACCGCTCGACTTCCTCCCGGACGACTGCTTCGACCTGGTGGTGGCGGCCCTGGTCCACCATCACCTGGAGGGCCGTCGGCAACTGCTGGCCGAGGCGCACCGCGTCCTGCGTCCCGGCGGGGCCCTGCTCCTGTCCACCGTCCACCCGACCGCCGACTGGGTCTGGCACGGCGGCTCCTACTTCGACGAGGACCGCGTCGAGACGCGGTTCGGGGACAGCGGTGCCACGCACTCCTACCGCCGCATGACGATGCAGACCTTCCTGGGTGAACTCCTCGAGGCCGGGTTCGCATTGGAGCGGTTCGTGGAGCCACGGGCCACGGAGGCGGCGCGCCGCGTCGACGAGAGCCGCTATCTCAAGACGCATCGGACACCGTTCTTCGTCGCTGTCCGCATGCGGAAGGGCCAGTGATCAGCGGCCCGTGGCCGCGTCCACGCGTCGCATCACTTCGCGGCAGAACGCTCCGACGCCGTCCGGGTCGTCGATGAACTGGTTCGGTTTGACGCAGAACGTGGTGAAGCCCTGTTCCAGCTGTTCCGGTATCGAGGCGAGGGCCGCGCCGAGGTCGGCCGGGGAGTGGTCGTCGGGGAAGACGGGAGCGGTGCCGCCGATCATCTCCAGCTCGGCGGCGTCCCGGCCGGCTGCGGTCATCGCCTCCTTCAGCGTGTGCAGGTCCTCCGGGGTGGGGCGGCCCAGGGGGTGGAAGCCGTGGCCGTGCTCGACCAGTCGGCGCAGGACGGGACCATGCAGGCGTTGTCCGCCGAACCACAGTCTCGGGCCCTCGGGGCGGTACGCCTTGGGCTCGAAGTACACGTCCCGGAAGGGGTAGTGCTCGCCGTCGTGGGAGATCGGCGAGGGCCCCCATGCCGCGGCCCAGACCCGCAGATGCTCGTCGAGGAGCCGTCCGCGTCGGCCGAAGGGCACGCCCAGCGCGTCGTACTCGTCCCTGCTCCAGCTGACGGTGGGCTGGACGACCAGCC is a genomic window containing:
- a CDS encoding aminotransferase class I/II-fold pyridoxal phosphate-dependent enzyme, which produces MDLQHWLGRATEAIQEWADGFGPYQPHASLAVDDERFAAAFHEFTGRLGDNYPFFHPRYAGQMLKPPHPAAVVGYLTAMLINPNNHALDGGPATARMEREVVAQLAAMFGYDTHLGHLTTSGTIANLEALFVARELHPGQGVAHSADAHYTHGRMCHVLGMRGHPVPTDERGRMRLDALEDILRGGEVGTVVLTTGTTGLGAVDPVHQALDLRERYGVRLHVDAAYGGFFTLLAGADGPEGIPAEPWRAVARCDSVVIDPHKHGLQPYGCGAVLFRDPEVGRFYLHDSPYTYFTSSELHLGEISLECSRAGAAAAALWLTFQLLPPTTAGLGRVLAAGRRAALRWSDLITASEVLELYQRPELDIVSYFPRVEPATLSGVDTASARVLADGMDSADPVFLSTLRADREAFTARHPKLTADADGARILRSVLMKPESEHHVEHVHSRVEQLARTQSRGSSPARLLRSQ
- a CDS encoding MarR family transcriptional regulator — translated: MDGTTRRRDEAARAANSPHVHDFGLLIKAATRLEQRIDAALRRECGIGHTMFEVLIRLCRQPGEAVSQRELADDLTLTSSGITRLIDRMEEAGLVCRVPSPGDRRSVLVEPTDHGRSVFLRAVAVHSEVVERYFVAPLDRADYTRLTGALGEIHKALREG
- a CDS encoding response regulator transcription factor, whose protein sequence is MTIRVLLADDQALLRGTFRLLIDAQPDMEVVGEAADGREAVRLARSERADVVVMDIRMPEVDGIEATRLIDRDEDLAGVKVLVLTTFEVDEFVIEALRAGASGFLGKGVEPAQLLDAIRLVKADEALLSPAATKSLIGRVMAQPAAGDLADPGRLAALTPREREVMSLVANGLSNDEIAERLFVTPVTVKTHANRAMAKLGARDRAQLVVIAYETGLVRAGERQG
- a CDS encoding MMPL family transporter; the encoded protein is MSPLAHWCHRHRLAVVLVWVGLLLALGAGVGAAGSAFGNGSTSQDTDSARATALLQRASDSAAGKSGRVVWQADGGKVTEPAAERTMSGVLERVSAAPGVATVTGPYTTTGAAQVSEDGTTAYATVAFDQDVTDAQIDHVERLATAAESNGLHIALNGQAFTADPEPNAVADAMGIVLAFVVLLFVFRAVWVAVLPIVTAVVGVGTSAVAVMLLSHVITLSDTTLTLGSLIGLGVGIDYALFIVNRHRANLMAGMGVAESTAKALNTSGRAVVFAGLTVVVALLGMLTLNIGIINGMAIGAAVTVALTVLAAITLLPALLGMIGPRVLGRAERRALAAPGGGPRSEDGVWARWARRVQDRPKALGLLALAMLAALALPTLTLRLGASDDGNLPTSSTNRQAYDMIADGFGPGFNGPLVLAVQAPTAADRAAQAKLVTALGKVDGVARAGAAPMKEGQTVGVISVVPTTSPQSAATSELIGHLREDVIPQAEQGTSLKVYVGGTTASNDDFASVLMSKLPLFVLVIAALGFLLLTVAFRSLLIPAVGAVLNLLSIGVAFGAIVMVFQYGFGASLLGLGAAGPIESFVPILVVGIMFGLSMDYQVFLVSRMREEWARTGDSHRAVRVGQAETGKVIAVAAAIMFCVFGSFVFGGMRVISEFGVSLAVAVALDSLLIRMVVVPALMHLCGHANWWLPRRLDKALPHVSVEGPSEEPVPPRHPVREPQPAGLTD
- a CDS encoding TIGR03619 family F420-dependent LLM class oxidoreductase, translated to MAPHPRMLLVLGENWTLTGGRADLPAAVRWAREAEDAGFDAVMVSEHVVLGPDAAAAGIMGNPRDYALPGNQDPFTPWPASLLLLAAIASVTSRLRLAAAAVLAPLRHPLLLARELGTLDLLSEGRLVVQPTVSWSRDEYDALGVPFGRRGRLLDEHLRVWAAAWGPSPISHDGEHYPFRDVYFEPKAYRPEGPRLWFGGQRLHGPVLRRLVEHGHGFHPLGRPTPEDLHTLKEAMTAAGRDAAELEMIGGTAPVFPDDHSPADLGAALASIPEQLEQGFTTFCVKPNQFIDDPDGVGAFCREVMRRVDAATGR
- a CDS encoding cytidine deaminase, coding for MRTHPVDHELVQAAAHVARTRCRGDNHTMAAAARARDGRIITAVNAYHFTGGPCAELVLIGTAAAQGAYELDTIVAVGDRDRGVVPPCGRCRQVLLDYFPDIEVIVGTDDRTRSVRITDLLPASYVWADHQLDTE
- a CDS encoding sensor histidine kinase; the encoded protein is MQVTAIRRWAARHDRIRDAFPALVLMIVAVGAAAAGQSGWHAPRAAGVAWTALSCVPLVFRSRRPLAVVGATLAVDLTAMAVVPDRVSTPAASLVALYTLATLSSRRTAWTVGVLAAVAISGVYAATHEEPLLVGTSLLRLDFAIAATALGDAVRSRRQHLARVEERAERAERTRETEARRRVTEERVRIARELHDVVAHHITLVNAQAGVAHHLLRTDPDRAYEALAHIKETSRAALDELRATVGLLRQPDDAPDSRAPLPGLADLDALIGGIRAGGLSVTVARTGLARPVAPATDLTAYRIIQESLTNTHKHARAAHADVTLDYGAATLRVTVTDDGRSDAAKGPGTGHGLIGMRERATAIGGTLSCGRQPGGGFEVVAELPLSLTPATA
- a CDS encoding class I SAM-dependent methyltransferase, giving the protein MHIDTAYEGPLGDYFADNATDGPYNAHTDRPALFALAGDVTGLRVLDVGCGAGHYIAELRTRGAAEVVGVEGSATLLRHARDRVGEDDAVTLHRHDLEEPLDFLPDDCFDLVVAALVHHHLEGRRQLLAEAHRVLRPGGALLLSTVHPTADWVWHGGSYFDEDRVETRFGDSGATHSYRRMTMQTFLGELLEAGFALERFVEPRATEAARRVDESRYLKTHRTPFFVAVRMRKGQ